TCCGATTACATCAGGAATCACGAAATAAGGGGTGTGAGGGGCGCTTTTAACCGCCCCCATAATGTGGTGAATGGAAGTTATAGGACGAAATCCATAAAGGGGTACGGTTGAAACGACTCCCTTGAACGTAGGGTGTGATTACATGTCATACCCTTTGTTCTAAAAAGCATTTTTGTGTAGTTTACGATGCAACGTTTTACTGTTTTTTTGCTTGATAAACGCAGTTTTTTCATTGATTGTGCTGGATTTTGGGATAAAACCATTATTTTTGCGGTGTAAAATATGATACCAATATCAAAAATAGTACTCTAATATGATATTTGAACGTAAGAAATATTTGGATGAACTTATTGCAGGACGTGGAAATGGTCTTGTGAAGATTATAACAGGTGTCAGACGATGTGGAAAGTCTTTCCTGCTGTTTGACATCTGGCATAACTGGCTGTTGGAACATGGGGTGACTGATAATCACATCATTGAGATACAACTTGATGATTTCCGAAACAGACGGTTGAGGAAGCCTGATACCTTGCTCGACTATATAGATTCAAAGGTTATGGATGATGGCAAACCTTATTATATAGTCTTGGACGAGGTACAGTTGGTAGAAGAATTTGTGGAGGTTATTCTTAGCTTGACACACATGAGGAATGTAGATGTGTATGTGTCGGGCTCAAACTCTCGTTTCCTGTCAAGTGATGTTGTAACTGAGTTCCGAGGTAGAGGTGACGAGATACGCATCTGGCCTCTCACCTTTGACGAATACTTTAGTGGTATTGGTGGAGATATACGCAAAGCTTGGTTGGATTACTATACTTTTGGAGGACTGCCACAGGTAGCTTTGCTTGAAACGGAAGAAAAGAAAACAGACTATTTGCGTGGTCTGTATGAAACTACCTATCTGCGTGACGTAATTGAGCGTAATCATCTGCGTAATCCTGAAGGAATGAAGGAATTGGTGCGTGTAATAGCCTCGGGCATTGGTTCGTCAACCAATCCAACGAGAATAGCCAATACCTTTCAATCTGCACAAGGAGTAACCATAAAAAGAGACACTATAAAACAATACATTGACTATCTGAAAGACTCTTTCTTGATAGAAGAAGCCTTACGCTATGATGTGAAAGGTAGAAAATATATTGGTACCGAGACGAAATACTACTTCGCAGACATCGGTATTCGTGCAGCCATTCTAAACTACCGCCAACAAGAGGAAACGCACATTATGGAAAACATTATCTATAATGAGCTTCGCAGTCGTGGATATAATGTGGACGTAGGATTGGTTGAACTTGGTGGCAAGGATGAGAACGGTAAGTTTGTCAGAAAACAGTTGGAGGTAGACTTTGTGGTGAACCGCCCTCCATACAGAATGTATATCCAGTCGGCTTTTCACATGCCTACGCCAGAAAAGGAACAGCAAGAGCGACGTCCTTTATTGTCAATCAATGACCACTTTCGTAAGATTGTCATTGTTGGTGATGATATTCATCGCAAGGAGGACGAATACGGTGTGTTGACTGTCGGACTTTTGGATTTCTTGACAGACAAGAACTTGTTGGAGCAAGGATAATCATTTTATTATATAATTATGCATAAATCCAAGAACTCTTTCCTTGAGTGGCTTGTCTACTCGCTTATCTTCTTCTTCCTGTATGATATCATTTGGTTATTGGTAGACCTGCCCGACTTCCTACAGTCGGTAAACGGACTGTATCCTGAGTTGCTTATCGACTTTGCACTCTGCGGTTTGTTCTCGCTTTCGAGTTTGTGTCTCAACCGATGGCTGTTCAGACAGCGGCGCTTTTGGCGCGAGGGACATGGCCACCGTGTGTTCGTGCAG
This sequence is a window from Bacteroides thetaiotaomicron VPI-5482. Protein-coding genes within it:
- a CDS encoding ATP-binding protein, whose protein sequence is MIFERKKYLDELIAGRGNGLVKIITGVRRCGKSFLLFDIWHNWLLEHGVTDNHIIEIQLDDFRNRRLRKPDTLLDYIDSKVMDDGKPYYIVLDEVQLVEEFVEVILSLTHMRNVDVYVSGSNSRFLSSDVVTEFRGRGDEIRIWPLTFDEYFSGIGGDIRKAWLDYYTFGGLPQVALLETEEKKTDYLRGLYETTYLRDVIERNHLRNPEGMKELVRVIASGIGSSTNPTRIANTFQSAQGVTIKRDTIKQYIDYLKDSFLIEEALRYDVKGRKYIGTETKYYFADIGIRAAILNYRQQEETHIMENIIYNELRSRGYNVDVGLVELGGKDENGKFVRKQLEVDFVVNRPPYRMYIQSAFHMPTPEKEQQERRPLLSINDHFRKIVIVGDDIHRKEDEYGVLTVGLLDFLTDKNLLEQG